The DNA sequence GTTTGCTTTTAGGCTAGCATGAACCGCTTTTGTTTCCTTGCACACCCTCCGCTACCGGCTTCAGGCGACACTGAGGGCAGGACACCGGgtcctgtcagcagcagaggtttTGTAGTTTCTCTACAGGATCATCCTGCAGATCGGTTATTGGATGATTTTAATGCTGTAGCAGTGTCTAGTGACAGCAGACAGGAACACCATGATGTCCATGTGGCGTAGAAATTAAAGTCTAAGTATCACAGAAGGCACCTGACAGAAACAACATTAACCCTCTCTAGTAAACCTGATGTTGTTGGCTATGAACTTACATTCGACAGATCTCCGTCCGAGTCAGGGCAGCTTTCTCCACAAAGTGAGGCAGCACGGTGAGCATGGCTTTATGAGAAGATTTCACAACCAAATGCATCCTTctgcttttattatttacagtCCCTCTTCTATCTTCTACACCTGCATGTCCCACTGACTGCAGCCTGCTCTGGCACGTCCTTCGTCTCTTTCTCCCACAGCTCTCTTTACATCTCAAGTCCTAAAGCCTTCATGTCTTCGCTGCTGGCAAAGCCTTCACAGCACGTGATTCAGCAGCAATCAACACTCCCCATGCAACGCGCCGCTACAATACCATCATTGATGCGCTGGTGTGCGGGTGGTGGAAATGTTACTTGGCATCAGTCTCAAGTTTGACATGCAGAATTCTAAATTAAGACTCCGAATTCCTGagccacagagaaacacaaggcATGACATGACCGTTTCATCTGGGTACAAAGACAGAGTGTAGGCCAAAGCTTCACTGACACTCGTCATGACTTTGTGACGTCAAGTTGATTGAACAAAAGCCTCATGACTAAGCAGGGACAACACTTTATGTATTCTCAGTTATgtaacaaaatacatttttaaacagagtaaatcagacttttttttacacttggCTACAGTGAGAAACGACAATCCATTAGAGAAAATTAACTGTGTCCACGCTGATTAATCAGCCAGCCTCACTGCCAGGACCGAGAACAAGACAGAAAGCTCATCACCTGCCAAAACAAGCTTTAATAACCAAAGCAAAGTGATTCTTGGACAGTCTAATTCATTGCATACAAATAAATCAAGACTGAATACAACAAAAAGAGGTAAAAGCTGATTAAATATTGTCTTCTTGAAAAGACTAAGATGTTTGATGTTAACTAAACTAGAACCAGAGCTGATGGTGTTTTTCAACTGCAGGAACTACCATCCCATTCTAGGACTGCCCCACTGCATAGATTTCCAAATCCCCTCCAAGTGACGATGACTCTAGGATGGCATGCTTGTATTAATCTCAAATAGAACCCCAAATGCCTACACACACAGTAGGTTCATCCATTTACACAGAACAAAGAAAGACTAGACAAAAGCACACTGCACTTACCTCTGGTTATTTTTCCTGTCATCGTCACTTCCAAAATCCTAAAGGCAAAGCAGAATTTAAAGATTACAACAATATcatgtgtttaaaacaaaatactAACAACAATTTCTGTAAATATAATTTGCTGCAGTCCACAATAGCAGCTGAGCTGTGCTCATTAAATTTCTTTCAGACTGAAGCATGCCGGCGCCATCTGCTGGCCCTCTCTGGTGAGGTTTATGATCTCATCTGCTGTAGAGCTGACAGCTGAATCCTTGGGACACCTTCAAACAGCACCAATTCAGCAAAAACACATCCAAACATCACACTCTTGTTTTCTCCCTGCCGGCTGACTCGTGCAGAACAGTGAACCAGAGTGATGAAGAACTCAGCTATCTTCAAAGTAAGAATGTCACCGCTTATTTTTGCGCCTCACTTCAGTCAGCCTACTTCAGAGGCACCTAATCCACTTTCCTAAAAGTGGAACACTGATGTTATGATTTCACTGGGCTGCAGAAATCTAACACTGCTCCATATTTGAGTGATGGAGGATTTTGGTTTCGACCTTCAAACTCAACAAAGTCAGTGCTACTTCTCATGGGCTGGTTCTAAGAAGTTCATGtcaatttgatttttttttttaaatctttttttcttccctgtTTTTAAATGGATGTAAACATAGTTCTTTGGTCTTTCTGCATACACGTGTGGCCAAGTGGAATTTCCTAAAACCAACATTTTTTTATCatctaattgtttttttttttcaagttctGACTCTCCAACACTGTGAATGCATAACTGCAAATCAAATCCCATTAAACAAAGATCAACCTGACTGCAGCgcagcagcatgtttgtgtagCAACAAAATGAGCACTTTGTCTTAACAGCTAAAACCTAAcagcctccccctcccccctctgcagGATTTTGTTTACAAATCCGCTGCCACAGTAGCCCACAAACAACTCTCTCTCATAACAATACAACACTTATCAAGTTTATACTCATACACACAGCTATGACGGAAGTAAGGTTAACCCTTTCCTGTATGGTATTTAAATCCACCCAGGCTGCACTGATAAAAGCTCCTGCAGGCGTTTTTCTTACACCGCCCCGCACGAAGACCCAGCCCCGGCTTTTAACACTCACCTCCCCCGCACTGCTGTTGGTGGTGCTGGCCGAGGATGCTGCACTGGGGGTGGGAGAGCGCTGCAGTGTCACCAGGGCCATGGTCGGCGGGCTGCAGCCGCGAAGGGcaggacaggaggagaagaggaggagaagggaggggaggaggagcgAGAAGCGCCTATCCAAGGAAGATGCGCCGCCGAGATTGTCTCTGTCACCGGGGAGAAAATGCCTAGTCAGACTCTCATCCAGCAGCACCTGCGCAGCGGCGGCGGAGGCTTTAGTGCTCCCTTTACGGTCCTGCTCCGTGCGTCCTCTGTGGTTACCGGAGTCCTCATGAACGGGAAGTGATGGGAGAGTTCCTCCGCTTGTATCGAGCCAGCAGCGGCAGCAGACGCCGCGCTTTCATCGCTGGTGcgcagacagacaaacaaaacacgGCGCAGGTTGAGAGCGGGGCAGAAATGACATGCAGCTTTCCCGGCTGCCTGTGATTGGCTGGCCTAGTTCGCGTGTGCGCTGTCATTGGGCCAATGTTGTCAAGGTGACAGGCCAGACTAGGAACTCCCAAATACAAAACCATACTCTGCTCTTGTATGAGGTGACATAACATTTTTCATACTTTTATCTTAATGAGTCTAAAAtgtctataaataaatatatctataaaataaatgacacatgTAGGGGATTACTTCAAACGCTTGTTTATTAAACCAGAAGATTTGTTCACTAGGatgtatgacaaaaaaaatagcaaaatacATATgaatttatattatataaataaatacaaggTGTAATTTCTAATCAATATTTAATAAAACTGGTTTAAAGCAGAGtcctttttgtttcttctcacAGCCTGAACCCAGGGTAAACAATCCTGCATAACAACGTGTGTGCTTCCGCTCTCATTTTGCCAGGCCTCAATTATCACCCCGCCTCTAATGAGATTGTTCCCCGTTGTTCTTTCACCCATGGTCGCTCAGATGAGTCAGTTCACTTTAACAAGTCTGCAGGAGCCCAAGGAGGTGACAAAGATACCTTATCTTTAACTATTTCTTGTTGATCTAACGCTCATTTGCGGGGTGTGTGGTACCATTTGACTGGCTGATTGTGGTGACTGTTTGTCCTGAAGCCTCCGGGTCAAGATTGGACTCCTGCAGACCCCTTCCAGATGTCTCGATGGGCAGGATCAAGGACGCAATGCCGGCCAGCAGACAAACGCCACAGTACAGAGATAGGGTCAGATAAACTGATTTTCTGAGCAGCACCTAGAGAAAGACagcaagtgagagagagaggaatttGTTTTTATCATGGAAGAAATCTTTAAAATATTTGTTAGAGCTTAAAGACTCAGGACTCTGTTTACAGTTAAAGTAGCAACTTCAGACATAAGAATGGAGTTAAGAGATTATCAGAGGTTACACCTGACTAACGCAACATTTAAGCCTGCTTGCAGACAGGGTGTGGATGGGTGTTCCGCCACTTGCACCTTACACTCCAGTTCCTGCTTAAATGTGATTGGTCACAAGAGCACAAAAACCAGAAAGCTGTAAATCATGTGAATAAAGGAAGACATACCTGTGCCACGAAGGGTGTAATGAGGGCCCCCATCCTGGCCATTGTACTGGATGTCCCCATTGCTAAGGCTCTGTTTTCTGTAGGGAAGACCTGAATAAAAACAGGAGGGAACATTTAATGCCCAGTTCAGCTTGTTTTCATATGCACGTAATGTAAAAGAAATACCTACCTCTGgtgtataaacaaaaacaacttgatATCCTCCAGAGATGAAGGCTCTGCCAATgaagatgatgattgtgagagctattctgtacaaacaaaaggagagagggagacagagattaggttctgtttttaatgcaccgttgtttccattagaaaataTTAGAAAAACATACCTTCCAATACAAGCGTATAAGGGTAGAATGGACAAAGAAAACACGAAGAAACACAGTGCCAGGCTTTTCCTCCTGCCGATATATTCAATTGCCAGAATAATAACCAAAAGACCTGAAAGAAAACATAAGGGATAAATGATAATGTTGTCATGAAGTGTCTACATGCTGTATATATTATTTGTGACTGGAAGTGAAAGAGTCCCATGTGGGATCTTACACAATTATTGACAAATCCTACTGTTTTAATTGCACCACCACATCTGTGATACAATGCAAATTGGTAGCATTTCACCTGGGAATTCAGCCAAGGTCGTCCATAAAAGGTCCTTATAGTCAGCTGATGTCAAATATTTACATTCAAGACTGCAGGCTGGTTCAATTTTGGCCCCTTGTGTCACTATAATCAATAGAGAAGAGTCTCAGTTTTTATAACAATTTCAGACATGTGTTGCTAAATGTTAATTTTTGACTCAGTAAAGGAAGCTTACCCTCACACGAGTCTCCAGCCTGGAACAGCTCAGTTGTCAGCAGGATAATTCCGTAATAGGAGAACGCATTTGCAAACCTGAAAACCAGGTGCGCAAGTAGCTTCAAATGGagcactgtgtgtttatttatgattCCTGTTGCATGCCCAAAAACAAAGGTGCAAATTTGTTGCCTGGTTTGTTAATTAAATGATTGCCTCCTGCTCAAAACACTGCTGTAAAAAAAGCTGACAGAAAATGCACTAACCATatgaaccacagaagaagagtaGTTCTCCAATACTGTGGAGTGAAGAGATCTTTGATCTGTCCACGAGCATCCTGTGAAATAGAAGGTCTATATCAACTACTGAGCATTGAATTAGGTAGGCcttcatgttttattcagcTAAGCATTTACATACTTGTTGATAAGTGATAATCTTCCCTTGGGGCATGGGCTTCCTATTGTCATCAGCAATACGTCTTAAAGTTGCCATGGCCCTGTCTCTTCTTCCCGACAACAAATCAAAACGAGGACTTTCAGGCAGCcactgtgtcacacacaaaagTTTGAGTTTGAAAGTTTAACTgctggtatgttttttttaatggattGTTTGTGAGCAGACTTACAAAGCCACAGCAAAGAAAGATGGCCATCGGTATGGTGGACAGGCCGAGCAGCCACCTCCAGCCCAGAGTAGGCATTACCAACAGGGCCAGGACGACCTCAAACACAGCACCGATTGCCCAGAAGGCctgttgcacacacaaacacattataatCAGAAAGGCATTTATGTGCAGTTCATTGAGTCCAATCAGAGATTCAACTCTAAAATAAAGTCTCACATTACTAACAAAATCACCACAGTACCGCAATCAGCATGATGCAGATGCCTCTCGCCTTCACTGGAAGGAATTCCGAGTACAGTGtgaccctaaaaaaaaaaagagatgactATCTGTAGCAAATGTTTTCTGAGTTATTACTCAGTGACAAGGCACCTCATCGCGTAGCAGTGAACTTACGACTGAGGAGCTCCACCGATGCCAAAACCTACAAGGCCCCGCAGAGCTAACATCCATCCAAATACTGGAGCGAAGGCACTGAGGAGCCCGTAGTACACAGCCCAGCACATACACAGCATCAGACCCTGTTACCATAGCGACATAATACATGACATAATGTACAAATATTATTATAACATGTGAACCCAGTCTGAAATATGATACTTACTGCTTTTCTGCCATACTTGTCAGCAAAATTTCCCCATACACTTGAACTGATCCCCATCCCGATGAAGACCACCTGATACAGAAAGGTGCAAACATTAACACACGTTATACAGAATCAACAAGACCTACCACAGAACCAAAACGGACTCTTTACCGATGTTATAAATGCCACTTTGTAGCCGGGGAGCCTCCACTCACAGTGCAGCTGAGGGCCCAAGATGCTGAGAATCATCATCTCCATGGCATCTGCTATCTGAAGCACAGCCATACATGAGACATGCAAAGAATGTGGAGGGAAACAGAGAAATACAGAGAAACTTGTTCTGGCTCTCTGTGTTCTGAGAAGAAAAGGCCGTCACTTTCTTCTCAGAGCTGGTTTGGGAGGTCTTGCAGCTTGTTTCCAAgatatctttgtttttgttaatgcCACCTCATGAAAATTAACAAATCTCCCTGTTCTCATCTCACagagtatgtaacaagctttaCCCATGACAGTCCAGTGAGGAAGGACAGTTTCCACTGAAACTTCCCAAAGCCGAGGGCCTCCAGTGCATCATCTACTGTATATGTATCTGTAAAAGAAGCAGTAAGTCTCTTTAAAGCCACCAGACTCATTGTTAAAAACAGCAATTACATGCATATACATTTAAACCCAAACTAACATGTCAGCAAATCAAAGCCTCACAACACAACTTAAATAATAATGTCAGACTAGTGCAGCAGCCGATCAACAACTCCTTCAATATGCACAGTAAATAGAAGATAAGTAGACTTTGAAGGTGGACtttgtctttaaaataaatattgctGCTGCATCATTGCTTGTTTAATATTTGAGTTCTCACACAAACCCTTCCCTTCAGCTCcttccatttatttattaagaaGGGAGGAAATTCAACCTGCCATCAAATCAATGCATACTAAGACTAAACCTAACTTTTAATGCTAGCCTACAAAGTGATACAACCTTCGGTTTTGTTGGGTGGATTGGCCCCTGAGTCAGCTCTTGCTGCGGAAATTGTACAGATTTCATTGTCCGTGCCCTGGTCCTGATCAGTGTGACCCACAAAATCTGACTCGCCCCTGCAAATGTCAGCAAACAGAAACAACGTGTTATTAAACTGTGCAGCAAATGTGCCAGCATCACGGAGCTGTAACACAACAGGTCGGGTTAGGTTTCCTGGAATTTGTCACACAGACAAATGTTTAGCTGTTTTTACCGCTGTTCGGAATCTTTCCACCGCTTGTACGAGACTGTAGTCGACCGGGTCCAGTTGTCCATGTCAGCGTCATGCAGAGACGCCGCTGagttttcttctctgtctccGTGTCTCGCCTTTCTTTAGGATTTCTTGTTAGTATGCTGCTGCCTCGCTTTATAAATAAGTTG is a window from the Parambassis ranga chromosome 12, fParRan2.1, whole genome shotgun sequence genome containing:
- the svopb gene encoding synaptic vesicle 2-related protein isoform X2 encodes the protein MADAMEMMILSILGPQLHCEWRLPGYKVAFITSVVFIGMGISSSVWGNFADKYGRKAGLMLCMCWAVYYGLLSAFAPVFGWMLALRGLVGFGIGGAPQSVTLYSEFLPVKARGICIMLIAAFWAIGAVFEVVLALLVMPTLGWRWLLGLSTIPMAIFLCCGFWLPESPRFDLLSGRRDRAMATLRRIADDNRKPMPQGKIITYQQDARGQIKDLFTPQYWRTTLLLWFIWFANAFSYYGIILLTTELFQAGDSCEVTQGAKIEPACSLECKYLTSADYKDLLWTTLAEFPGLLVIILAIEYIGRRKSLALCFFVFSLSILPLYACIGRIALTIIIFIGRAFISGGYQVVFVYTPEVFPTENRALAMGTSSTMARMGALITPFVAQVLLRKSVYLTLSLYCGVCLLAGIASLILPIETSGRGLQESNLDPEASGQTVTTISQSNGTTHPANER
- the svopb gene encoding synaptic vesicle 2-related protein isoform X1, whose translation is MDNWTRSTTVSYKRWKDSEQRGESDFVGHTDQDQGTDNEICTISAARADSGANPPNKTEDTYTVDDALEALGFGKFQWKLSFLTGLSWIADAMEMMILSILGPQLHCEWRLPGYKVAFITSVVFIGMGISSSVWGNFADKYGRKAGLMLCMCWAVYYGLLSAFAPVFGWMLALRGLVGFGIGGAPQSVTLYSEFLPVKARGICIMLIAAFWAIGAVFEVVLALLVMPTLGWRWLLGLSTIPMAIFLCCGFWLPESPRFDLLSGRRDRAMATLRRIADDNRKPMPQGKIITYQQDARGQIKDLFTPQYWRTTLLLWFIWFANAFSYYGIILLTTELFQAGDSCEVTQGAKIEPACSLECKYLTSADYKDLLWTTLAEFPGLLVIILAIEYIGRRKSLALCFFVFSLSILPLYACIGRIALTIIIFIGRAFISGGYQVVFVYTPEVFPTENRALAMGTSSTMARMGALITPFVAQVLLRKSVYLTLSLYCGVCLLAGIASLILPIETSGRGLQESNLDPEASGQTVTTISQSNGTTHPANER